ACATGGGCGAGAAATTGACAGAGATCAAGAACCACCAGAAAGCAGGCCAATGTCAGATGAGTGAAGGATATTGCTTGGCCTGCATTCGCACTCTCTTCTTGTACTCGGTGACATCCTGTGAGAGATTGAATACGATGTTGACTAGAGTTACACGGGCATAACTAGAAATCAACTACTTCAGAGCATTTTTCCTCAGAAGGAACAAGAAAATACAGCAGTAAGAGTAATGGTTATCCTTGGAGCATCGTCAGTCATATGTAGTAGAACAAAACATAATCCCATTTATTTCTTGCATTAAGCTTTATCAGGAAGAGGGGACTAAAGGACTGCTATATGCTCTAGCAAATGCATATATGGCCActtcaaataaattttcttgTACTATGTAATATCTGAGGTGATTCAGACAAAGCCTTTTGCAATCTTAGAAGGGTGATGTGACTGACTGTTGAGGCTCTTCAAGGATCTGGCAGTTATTTACAGATCGGTGGAAATTAAATGCATCACTGAAGGAGAATACCTGGATGAAGAGGTGATAACCTTCAGTCTGCGCAGGATCTGCAGGATTTGGCTGGTCTAGTAAGTCCTGAATGCCAACAAGAATTTGTTTTACCGTGATAGCTGGTCTCCAACCCTGCACATAAgctaaattattaaataaactcaaTGGAAAGAGACGACATGGTATATGGACATTTACATGAACTATGTTTTaatcaaaagaagcaaaatgacTCACGCTATCTTCATTGAGGATTGATAGGCAAACAGTTCCAGAAGGGTACACATTCGGATGGAAGAACCCTTGAGGAAATTTACACTTAGGAGGTTTGCTTGGGTAGTCTTCACTGAAATGAAGTGTAAGGGGATAGAAGCCGCCCTCCCAATCAGTCTGCAAAACAACAGATAGAAACTCTTCATATCAGCTACAAGATAAAATTCCCAGAAATAACTTCTCACTGTCTGTCACATTAAGTTTACAGTATAACATCTACTACAAACCACAACGAATAAAGCTAACAATCCTCCTTTACTACGCAGAGAAATATTTTCCACAGTATAAAACAACCTCAACAGTGACCTAAAGAAAAAGTACGAGCATATGACCTATGCTGGCAACCTAAGCTAAATCTGCAAATAAGTCACAACAAAGAGCAGATAATTACTTATTTAAGCAACAACTTGATTTGATAGCTCAAGCAAAGTGTTATAAAGCCTAAAAAATTCTTGCAGAAGAGGTCAGTGATCAAGTGGATGACCCTAGACACCCTATTTTATAGAATAGTATACTTTTCTTTATGAACAAAGATACATAAAAAGAATGAGTATACTGTCCAATCCCATCCTTTAAGTCATGTTACTTGTAGTTGAAATTTTTACTGTTTAATTGTGTTTTCTGCTATCGAGAGTGCAATAGCCTTGCAAATTTGTAGCAATCTAGATGTGCTAGGAAGAAATGCAATTTGAAATATGTTCAAACTTTTCTTAAGGTGTGCTTGTTTCACTAAAAACTCTATGATAAAGGTTTCAAGGAAAAATTGTTAATTTGtatgtttttcttggtttatGGAAAGTGATTTCCTTGCTGCCACAAGGGAAAATTGGTTTCCCCCAATTTAAGCTTCTTGTTTTCAGTCCATGTTTTctgttaattgattattttttcatcatccaaACACTGGAAAATCAGAAACAATTTCTTGGAAAAAGttcttcacaaaaaaagaaaaagaaaaggactttTAATTACAGCATGAATGGTCACAACCACATCTTTCAACAATCTGTCGTTAAAATGAGGAATGAATTTATCATGTCTTGAAAACCATGCTTTAGTGACAGTTCAAGATTGGTAGAGTACATAAGAATTTCTGCATGTCTGTGGAATGGAAAAGATAGTGGTAATTGAGCAGgtggaatttcataaaaaattttaagaacaaaCATCTAACTCACTGCCATAGGTTTAGAATATCATTAACTTAATCCACATaacatacaaaataaaatattttaatgtttaTAACTTTTGTTACAAGTTAAATATCCCTTCCTAGCTAAGTCATCATGGATTCATAGAAAAAAATGCTGACTTAAACAGGTGCTTGGGAAAAATGGGTGATATTGGCAATCAAAAAGCAAAACTCCACAATATTCACactatgggaaaaaaaaaaaagataataatcaGCCGAACTTGAAAGGCAGATTGAACAATTTACAGTTCTGCTCGCTCTGAATTCCGCATCAAGATGGGAACACCACACTTCTTCCCTTTCCCCCCTTTCCATGAATCTCCTCGAACATATCAttttccctctcatcaccccacaGGCGCTACTCTCTAACTAGAGGCAGTGCCTCACGCAAACAAATCAGTCATGCAAATCCATCCTATCGAACAGCAGCGCCCCGTGAATTGCATCCCTAAGGCTACAGGTCCAACTGCACCTCACCACAAGAAAGTCCAATCATAGGCATAAGCATCAAGACTCCAATTCCATCAAAAACACCCCCCCCCAACTCTCACACAACACGAGATACAACAGCAAACGATCTCAACCAAAACCCCGCAAGCCGGAGCCCGCGAAAGCGATCACAGAACAAACTAATCACGCCGGTCATCATATTCACACCGACCAAGCCAACAAAACAACGAAAACGAACCCGGAATCGGGCTCCAATCGGCACCTCCTTCCACTTCAATTCAAGAATCAAAAGGGCGAGAGAGACGGCACTTACCCCGGCCTTCCCAGGTATTATGCAATGCCAGATCATCAGATTCACCGTGCCGTCGGGCAAAGTCTCCGGCTTCGCGACGAAACCCTAGAatccaaacaaaaacaaacccaCCATCAAAAACCCATCGATTAAACTTCCCGAACGCGTAAGAAAAACCATCAGAATCGCCGAACGAGAGAACAGCAGGAAGGACAGGACGAGGAAAATCGAAGAAtcgggaaaaggaaaaggcaaaaaaaaaaaaacgaaagcgCGTACGGACATGGGGGTGGTTCTTGCGCCACGCCTTCCGCTCTTCGGTGAGACGCCCTCTCGCAATGCCAGACatcttccccctctctctctctctcctatcttctctctctcttcttcttcttcttcttcttcttcctctctctcttctctctctgggCTCTGCACTTCGTGTTTGTCTGCtcccttgtttttttcttcttcttttacgGCAGCTGAAATGTGCCCTCGGGGCAGAGTGGGTGCGGTTTTTCTTCCTTGCGAAGGGAGGCGGGGGGGAAGATCGTACGGTCCAGATTTGATCGGGTACGGGAGCGACCACGGGGATGGGGGCCGGCGTGGGAAGGGAATCGCTGACCGCAAGAAGTCAATGGGTCGcgcatttctttttcctttttctttttaaaaatattctcgACGATGCTCGCGTGGGGA
This region of Eucalyptus grandis isolate ANBG69807.140 chromosome 8, ASM1654582v1, whole genome shotgun sequence genomic DNA includes:
- the LOC104457307 gene encoding SUMO-conjugating enzyme SCE1, which encodes MSGIARGRLTEERKAWRKNHPHGFVAKPETLPDGTVNLMIWHCIIPGKAGTDWEGGFYPLTLHFSEDYPSKPPKCKFPQGFFHPNVYPSGTVCLSILNEDSGWRPAITVKQILVGIQDLLDQPNPADPAQTEGYHLFIQDVTEYKKRVRMQAKQYPSLI